The following are from one region of the Littorina saxatilis isolate snail1 linkage group LG4, US_GU_Lsax_2.0, whole genome shotgun sequence genome:
- the LOC138965520 gene encoding uncharacterized protein — protein MTGCIIYVDGKECYRFGYTEPETSLTEPSRTTNVTCVTGVLNGRNVTLAKNTTGFTGDNITINMCELQVLSCSDDYWGSGCDRRCGNCSNSEVCDKVTGHCSSCPPGLQPPLCDREEHTGGEPISTGMLVGAGVGSLSAVVVLLIVVLVAVRWQRSRSHQTNEGRATDIASYDARIDSSKIISPTNHRNPVILSSSQSDNNYEAVDGEVNHGYVNSEQDMPATTQNPAERFPATTEVCVVEGESNIGAPRKSSAPSTDQPYENVDRGRENTYERPQVYVNTGDQHVYSELKT, from the exons tctctgacaGAACCCAGCAGAACAACAAACGTGACCTGTGTGACCGGTGTTCTCAACGGACGAAATGTCACACTGGCCAAGAACACCACAGGATTTACTGGAGACAACATTACAATCAACATGTGTGAATTACAAGTGCTAA GTTGCAGTGACGACTACTGGGGCAGTGGGTGTGACAGGAGGTGTGGTAACTGCAGTAACAGTGAGGTGTGTGACAAGGTGACAGGACACTGCTCCAGCTGTCCCCCTGGCCTTCAGCCTCCACTGTGCGATAGGG AAGAGCATACAGGAGGCGAGCCTATCAGCACTGGGATGTTGGTGGGAGCAGGGGTCGGCTCCCTGTCTGCAGTGGTTGTGCTCCTCATTGTGGTGCTTGTTGCCGTAAG ATGGCAGAGATCACGCTCCCATCAAACCAACGAAGGAAGGGCAACAGACATCGCGTCTTACG ATGCACGGATAGACTCATCCAAAATCATCTCACCCACGAATCACAGAAACCCGGTAATACTATCATCCTCACAGTCGGACAATAATTACGAAGCAGTCGATGGCGAAGTTAACCATGGATACGTCAACTCCGAACAAGACATGCCAGCGACGACGCAGAACCCAGCAGAGCGCTTTCCAGCCACAACAGAAGTGTGCGTTGTGGAAGGGGAGTCTAACATTGGGGCTCCCAGGAAGTCTTCAGCTCCCTCCACCGACCAGCCCTATGAAAACGTGGACCGTGGCCGTGAAAACACGTACGAGAGACCACAGGTGTACGTGAACACTGGAGATCAGCACGTGTACAGTGAACTCAAAACTTGA